The following are from one region of the Ignavibacteriota bacterium genome:
- a CDS encoding PilT/PilU family type 4a pilus ATPase, giving the protein MIVKEEKKILSDFCARIPESIYGPDRVAYILENSGKLKEDETVLLRKFVNKILTSMIERDASDIEIGGHGNEGYIWMRIYGKLERIKDLPQFTEDESALLIANMFNSNQKKYIAATRNLDFSYTFFYERRKINVRFRADAYFDLDTLACSMRAINTTIRPLASLDFHQNAIKYLSHNYIKFGLTLITGITGSGKSTTLDSIVDYHNKFDPAHVIIIAAPIEYVHSSNFCMIKHREVGRDVLSFKEGVVQSLRQDPDIIIIGEMRDPDTIMAALEVTDTGHKVFSTLHTSSATESIERIIAEVDAHEQERVRNRLADVLVSVISQKLVPSLDGKVILAKEVLIITSSVKAAIKNNNLSEIYMMINQGGPMGMVTMEQDLKRLYDQKRISLETAITYSNNKTRINQLLSAK; this is encoded by the coding sequence TTGATAGTCAAAGAAGAAAAAAAGATTTTATCAGATTTTTGTGCAAGGATACCTGAATCCATCTATGGACCAGACCGCGTTGCATACATTCTTGAGAACAGCGGCAAACTTAAGGAAGATGAAACAGTACTTTTAAGAAAGTTTGTTAATAAAATTCTCACTTCGATGATTGAGCGTGATGCTTCTGATATTGAAATCGGTGGTCATGGTAATGAAGGCTACATCTGGATGAGGATTTATGGAAAACTTGAAAGAATAAAGGACCTTCCTCAATTCACTGAAGATGAATCCGCATTACTGATTGCAAATATGTTCAATTCCAATCAGAAGAAATATATTGCTGCGACAAGAAATCTTGACTTCAGTTATACATTTTTCTATGAACGCAGGAAAATTAATGTAAGATTCAGAGCAGATGCGTATTTTGATCTTGATACTCTTGCATGCAGTATGAGAGCAATTAACACGACTATTCGTCCTCTTGCTTCTTTAGATTTCCATCAGAATGCAATTAAATATCTTAGTCATAATTACATAAAATTTGGTTTAACATTAATTACAGGAATTACAGGTTCTGGTAAATCAACAACACTGGATTCTATAGTTGATTACCATAATAAATTTGATCCGGCGCATGTAATAATAATAGCTGCACCGATTGAATATGTCCACAGCTCTAACTTTTGCATGATCAAGCACAGAGAAGTTGGAAGAGATGTTCTATCTTTTAAAGAAGGAGTTGTTCAATCATTACGACAAGATCCGGATATAATAATCATCGGTGAAATGAGAGACCCGGATACAATTATGGCTGCACTTGAAGTAACCGATACAGGTCACAAAGTTTTTTCAACTCTTCATACTTCATCAGCCACTGAATCTATCGAAAGAATTATTGCTGAAGTAGATGCACATGAACAGGAAAGAGTAAGAAACAGATTAGCAGACGTATTAGTTTCTGTTATTTCTCAAAAACTCGTTCCGAGTCTGGATGGAAAAGTAATATTAGCAAAAGAAGTTTTAATTATAACTTCGAGTGTTAAAGCTGCCATAAAGAATAACAATCTCAGTGAAATATATATGATGATAAATCAGGGTGGTCCGATGGGAATGGTCACAATGGAACAGGACTTAAAACGTTTATACGATCAGAAAAGGATATCGCTCGAAACAGCGATTACTTATTCAAATAATAAAACAAGAATAAACCAATTATTGTCTGCAAAATGA
- a CDS encoding DUF5615 family PIN-like protein encodes MKFIIDAQLLYKLSLLIKEKGHDVIHTDNLPRKEKTTDKEIRDIAQQEKRIVTTKDTDFLNSFYLQKNPQRLLIITTGNITNNKLCDLILANIEKIEELFNDCNLVELNNQEIIGHETKF; translated from the coding sequence GTGAAGTTCATTATAGATGCTCAACTGCTTTATAAGCTCTCACTGCTAATTAAAGAAAAAGGGCACGATGTTATCCATACAGATAATTTGCCACGTAAAGAAAAAACAACTGATAAGGAAATTCGTGATATAGCACAGCAAGAAAAAAGGATAGTTACTACGAAAGACACAGATTTCTTAAACTCTTTTTATCTTCAGAAAAATCCACAAAGACTGCTAATAATTACAACCGGTAACATTACGAACAATAAACTTTGCGACTTGATTCTTGCCAATATAGAAAAAATAGAAGAACTTTTTAACGATTGTAACCTTGTTGAGTTGAATAACCAGGAAATTATTGGGCACGAGACGAAATTCTAA
- a CDS encoding DUF433 domain-containing protein — translation MGNYLSRITIDQNICHDKPTIRNRRYPVEMILDLLFAGMTIKKIISDYPAIEKEDIQACLQFASRLTKVKSIRAVLA, via the coding sequence ATGGGAAATTATTTATCAAGGATTACAATAGACCAGAATATATGTCACGATAAGCCAACAATACGCAATAGGAGATATCCGGTTGAAATGATATTAGATTTACTTTTTGCCGGAATGACGATCAAAAAAATAATTTCGGATTACCCTGCCATTGAGAAAGAAGATATACAAGCGTGTTTGCAATTTGCTTCGAGGTTAACTAAGGTGAAATCTATCCGTGCAGTGTTAGCGTGA
- a CDS encoding tetratricopeptide repeat protein, translated as MINSNGLNEAETPKSILIKYSPQFLIVGIILLFYIHNLWFDFTYIDDNLIVFDEYEKINSLFDIPSTFVNGYLYDNYYRPIVMTSFIIDTAIAGQSSMMYHLTNIILHIIVSLLLFKILTKIGFNDKVSLITTLIFAIHPLNTNAVSWIVGRNDLLLAVFAVGSLYFYLRYRETRSNFYFSLSLIAYFFAMLSKEAGILVPVIILLFEIIHNENKSIKWNRIYLLLYFFIPAIVYFCLRSFVASINVREEISFNSFIQNIYILFEYLAKTGYFLYIDPLPNKNTTLILIGSLLLVLLITYTILNRKDNRIRIFMFGFLMFLIIVLPTLFVRVNADDGEFNYIDCRMYLPLFGIMISYAVIIEKIFVSLSKPVIIVLGTSIFIYLSLFTFLNNQVYKSGLTYWSAAIEKNPQRATYWMGLGFYYFDNKMYDKAIHCAENAIRIKPENTEYYYKAALAFETTGDLIKANDVLERSINIDKDNPVTVVNLIKNYLKLGKKVKADVWLSKFLAIDLKSKREKADLTSALAYYYAQAKEFNIAIKFMKIAIDVFPDNAGYNNDLGVFYVKNGIPDSAKIYFEKAIAKDSININYKKNLKTINN; from the coding sequence ATGATTAACTCAAATGGTTTGAATGAGGCAGAGACACCCAAATCAATATTGATAAAATACTCGCCACAATTTCTTATAGTGGGGATTATTTTACTGTTTTATATTCACAATCTTTGGTTTGATTTTACCTATATAGATGATAATCTGATCGTTTTTGATGAATATGAAAAAATTAATAGTCTTTTTGATATTCCATCTACTTTTGTAAATGGATATCTGTATGATAATTACTATCGTCCAATAGTGATGACCAGTTTTATAATTGATACTGCAATTGCCGGACAATCTTCTATGATGTATCACTTAACAAACATTATCCTGCATATTATAGTCTCACTTTTACTATTCAAAATTTTAACTAAAATTGGGTTTAACGATAAGGTATCTCTTATCACCACTTTAATTTTTGCAATTCATCCTTTAAATACTAATGCTGTATCCTGGATAGTTGGAAGAAATGACCTGCTTCTTGCTGTTTTCGCCGTTGGGAGTCTGTACTTTTATCTGAGATACAGGGAGACAAGAAGTAACTTTTATTTTTCACTTAGTTTGATAGCTTATTTCTTTGCTATGCTATCAAAAGAAGCTGGGATTCTTGTCCCGGTGATAATTTTACTATTTGAAATAATTCACAATGAAAATAAATCCATTAAATGGAATAGAATTTATTTATTGCTTTATTTCTTTATACCGGCGATTGTTTATTTTTGCTTAAGGAGCTTCGTTGCATCTATAAATGTAAGAGAAGAGATCAGCTTTAATTCATTTATTCAGAATATTTATATCCTTTTTGAATACTTGGCTAAGACAGGTTATTTCCTATATATTGATCCACTTCCAAATAAAAACACCACGTTAATTTTAATCGGATCTCTGTTACTTGTTTTATTAATAACATACACAATTCTTAACAGGAAGGATAATCGAATCAGAATTTTTATGTTTGGATTTCTAATGTTTCTAATAATTGTTTTACCAACACTTTTTGTAAGGGTTAATGCTGACGATGGGGAGTTTAATTATATTGATTGTCGTATGTATCTTCCATTATTCGGAATTATGATTTCCTATGCAGTGATTATTGAAAAGATATTTGTTTCTCTAAGTAAGCCTGTCATAATAGTATTAGGAACATCAATTTTTATCTATTTATCTCTATTTACTTTTTTGAATAATCAAGTTTATAAAAGCGGATTAACATACTGGAGTGCGGCTATTGAAAAAAATCCTCAAAGAGCAACCTATTGGATGGGATTAGGGTTTTATTATTTTGATAATAAGATGTATGATAAAGCCATACATTGTGCAGAAAACGCAATAAGAATAAAACCAGAAAATACCGAATACTATTACAAAGCAGCCTTGGCATTTGAAACGACTGGTGACCTAATAAAAGCAAATGATGTATTGGAAAGATCTATAAATATTGATAAGGATAACCCCGTTACCGTTGTAAATCTTATTAAAAATTACTTGAAGTTGGGTAAAAAAGTTAAAGCGGATGTTTGGTTATCAAAATTTTTAGCGATTGATTTGAAAAGTAAAAGAGAAAAAGCTGATTTGACATCAGCTCTGGCATATTATTATGCACAAGCTAAGGAATTTAATATTGCAATTAAGTTTATGAAAATAGCCATAGATGTTTTTCCTGATAATGCAGGTTACAATAATGACCTCGGAGTTTTTTATGTAAAAAATGGTATTCCCGATTCAGCCAAAATTTATTTTGAAAAAGCAATTGCAAAAGACTCAATCAATATTAATTATAAGAAAAATCTGAAGACCATAAATAATTAG
- a CDS encoding type II/IV secretion system protein yields MIETKLEINDKIGYLLFKKGIIDASTLDKALNAKFNDRNKLKRNLAQILVDDFKYEHDVIFREVAILYAFRELDIDLQTIQPNQLDSIRSIVESGGEELKEIMLKENIIPFMYDEQIKDKLIIASTDPTNKNVQKVAFGLNAKKTEVIFIKKKDYDQLIEKLFPPENKFLQNISDDYENLIPTEEREDLDEDELDAEINKSALINLVEGALVEAVRKGASDIHFIPGSGHRTEIYMRIDGTLRLWHVQENTLPEAVIAVVKDRGKGMDRFEREMAQDGFIQRAIDNYIIRFRVSVLPMVGTELKNKFESVVIRILDDRKVIKDLEKLGLTGVAKQKFIKAINQPQGMVILTGPTGSGKSTTLVAALCQVINPEVNVLTVEDPVEYVIEGARQLKIGYKMNFEQAIRSILRHDPDIVLVGEMRDKETAETAIKLANTGHLTFSTLHTNDAPSAVSRLFKMGIEPFLIAYAINLIVAQRLIRKLCSKCKKRVTEHDDDYLEAVGINPEEWKQYETYRAVGCDECGGTGFKGRMAIHEAFYFSKEIRHLIVKSGEEVNEELLKTQAKKDGTLNLRESGLEKVKLGMTSIEEVISSTTED; encoded by the coding sequence ATGATAGAGACGAAATTGGAAATTAATGACAAAATAGGTTATCTGCTCTTCAAGAAAGGTATTATTGATGCGTCAACGCTTGACAAAGCACTGAATGCAAAGTTTAATGATCGTAATAAGTTGAAACGAAATCTTGCCCAGATACTTGTAGATGATTTTAAATATGAGCACGATGTAATTTTCAGAGAAGTTGCAATTCTTTACGCATTCAGGGAACTTGATATAGATTTGCAAACAATCCAGCCGAATCAACTCGATTCAATTCGCAGTATAGTGGAAAGCGGGGGCGAAGAACTTAAAGAAATAATGTTGAAAGAAAACATTATTCCGTTTATGTATGATGAGCAGATAAAAGACAAACTGATAATTGCCTCGACTGACCCAACAAATAAAAATGTCCAAAAAGTTGCTTTCGGGCTGAATGCAAAAAAAACAGAAGTAATCTTCATTAAGAAAAAAGATTATGACCAGTTAATTGAAAAACTTTTCCCACCCGAAAATAAATTCTTGCAGAACATTTCAGACGACTACGAGAATCTGATTCCTACTGAAGAGAGGGAGGATCTCGACGAAGATGAACTCGATGCTGAGATAAATAAAAGTGCGTTGATAAATCTTGTAGAAGGTGCATTAGTAGAAGCAGTTCGCAAAGGGGCAAGCGATATTCACTTTATTCCCGGAAGCGGTCATCGTACTGAAATATATATGAGAATTGACGGAACATTACGTTTGTGGCATGTTCAGGAGAACACTTTACCTGAAGCAGTAATTGCAGTTGTTAAAGATCGTGGAAAAGGTATGGATAGGTTCGAACGTGAAATGGCACAAGATGGTTTTATTCAGAGAGCAATTGATAACTACATAATCAGGTTCAGAGTATCGGTTCTCCCGATGGTTGGTACAGAACTTAAAAACAAATTTGAAAGTGTAGTTATAAGAATACTGGATGATAGAAAAGTTATTAAAGATCTTGAAAAACTGGGTCTGACCGGTGTTGCAAAACAGAAATTCATTAAAGCAATTAACCAGCCGCAGGGAATGGTTATTCTTACTGGTCCAACCGGAAGTGGAAAAAGTACAACGCTTGTTGCAGCACTCTGCCAGGTAATTAATCCAGAAGTGAATGTACTTACTGTTGAGGATCCTGTGGAGTATGTTATTGAAGGTGCACGTCAATTGAAGATTGGCTACAAGATGAATTTTGAACAAGCAATAAGGTCAATATTACGACATGACCCGGATATAGTTCTCGTCGGTGAGATGAGAGATAAAGAAACAGCAGAAACTGCTATAAAGCTTGCAAATACCGGTCACCTTACCTTTTCCACATTGCATACGAATGATGCACCAAGTGCGGTATCAAGATTATTTAAAATGGGTATTGAACCGTTCTTAATTGCTTACGCAATAAATTTAATTGTAGCTCAAAGACTAATCAGAAAATTATGTTCTAAATGTAAAAAGAGAGTAACTGAACATGATGATGATTACCTGGAAGCTGTGGGAATAAATCCTGAAGAGTGGAAGCAATATGAGACTTATCGTGCTGTCGGATGCGATGAATGCGGTGGTACAGGATTTAAAGGTCGGATGGCAATTCATGAAGCGTTTTATTTTTCTAAAGAAATAAGACACCTGATAGTTAAATCCGGTGAAGAAGTGAACGAAGAGTTACTCAAAACACAAGCAAAAAAAGATGGAACGCTAAACTTAAGAGAATCAGGACTTGAAAAGGTTAAATTGGGAATGACTTCAATCGAAGAAGTTATTTCATCAACAACTGAAGATTAA
- a CDS encoding type II secretion system F family protein produces the protein MVELKFTAQKSNGQPISGTVTAATALEGKKKIQKLVEKNRLKLADVQKKSTYLYRVRKGKEKPISGEQKAFSKKEVEEALTRLGYNVLSVNKKLLDFQRKPPNNEIVTFVKISAELLNQKLGYGEILTLLTNDTQNATLRNTLKEIGNDLKKGADSEATFLKYQNIFGKFTAYMLGLASKSGNMTEIYLATAKFLERRQEFRKSLRSALITPMVTLFVLFLAVLFYVGYIFPETAKLFVRFGIELPPMTAFTLKMSDFLVANPILIGALIFVPPIALFQFSRTKKGRLLFDEYILKLPVIGSLIHKTLIEVFCRVFYTLYHGSAESIEPIRIAAEATGNRYFEERIKNIAIPLMLKKGVGVTDAFEASGVFTETAISRIHSGEESGTIKNTALQLANYYESETVFRLKNLIEIIQVTIAMIIMIIMIALTLVSAETATVRPKTPGVN, from the coding sequence ATGGTTGAGTTAAAATTCACTGCACAAAAGTCTAATGGTCAGCCTATATCCGGGACAGTTACGGCTGCAACTGCATTAGAGGGGAAAAAGAAAATTCAAAAACTTGTTGAAAAAAACAGACTTAAACTTGCAGACGTTCAGAAAAAATCTACTTATCTGTACAGGGTACGAAAAGGAAAAGAAAAACCTATAAGCGGTGAACAAAAAGCCTTCAGTAAAAAAGAAGTTGAAGAAGCACTGACGAGGCTTGGATATAATGTTCTGTCAGTAAATAAAAAACTCCTTGACTTTCAACGAAAACCACCAAACAACGAGATCGTTACATTCGTAAAAATTAGCGCTGAACTTTTAAATCAGAAACTTGGGTACGGAGAAATTCTAACTTTGCTAACCAATGATACCCAGAATGCAACGTTGCGGAATACTCTAAAAGAAATTGGAAATGATCTTAAAAAAGGTGCTGACTCTGAAGCAACATTCTTAAAGTATCAGAATATTTTTGGTAAGTTCACTGCTTATATGCTTGGGCTTGCATCGAAGAGTGGTAATATGACCGAGATATATCTTGCAACTGCAAAATTTCTTGAAAGAAGGCAAGAGTTCAGAAAGAGTTTAAGAAGTGCACTTATTACACCTATGGTTACATTGTTTGTGCTCTTCCTTGCAGTATTATTTTATGTTGGTTATATATTCCCTGAAACAGCAAAATTATTCGTTCGTTTTGGTATTGAATTACCACCGATGACTGCATTTACACTCAAAATGAGTGATTTTTTAGTTGCAAACCCGATTCTGATCGGAGCGTTGATTTTTGTACCGCCTATAGCTTTATTTCAGTTCAGCAGGACTAAGAAAGGCAGACTTCTTTTTGATGAATACATATTAAAACTTCCAGTGATCGGAAGCCTAATTCACAAAACATTGATTGAAGTATTTTGTCGCGTGTTTTACACTCTTTATCATGGCTCAGCAGAAAGCATTGAACCAATAAGGATTGCTGCAGAAGCTACTGGTAACAGGTATTTCGAAGAAAGAATTAAAAATATAGCGATACCACTAATGCTCAAGAAAGGTGTTGGAGTTACAGATGCTTTTGAAGCCTCAGGTGTTTTTACCGAGACAGCTATATCGAGAATTCACTCTGGCGAAGAGTCGGGAACAATAAAGAACACAGCTCTTCAATTAGCAAATTACTATGAGAGTGAAACGGTTTTTCGGCTGAAGAACCTCATCGAAATTATCCAGGTTACAATTGCAATGATAATTATGATAATCATGATTGCGTTGACTCTGGTATCTGCGGAAACAGCAACTGTAAGACCAAAAACGCCTGGTGTAAATTAA